One segment of Lytechinus variegatus isolate NC3 chromosome 13, Lvar_3.0, whole genome shotgun sequence DNA contains the following:
- the LOC121425977 gene encoding sodium-coupled monocarboxylate transporter 1-like, with protein METARHFAIWDYVIFGVMLLFSAAIGIYFAFSGGRQRTAEEFFLGDRKMGMIPVAMSVVVSFVSAISVIGTPGEIYMYDTMFAWSLVSYAVSNCLIIRLFLPIFFRLRITSVYQYLEMRFNRTVKTACTIIFSIQTVLYMGIAMYTPALAINAVTGMDLWACVVSTGVICIFYTSVGGMKAVLWTDTLQTVIILLGVIAVIVKGSIDVGGVGEVFRIGHQGEGSSLISEFSVDPRIRYSVWSMMLGMLTTNIGKGVHQTVIQRLFSCGSRRRAAQALILATIIKFITVGLCIFSGVVMYAYYVDCDPYTQGLVKSRDQIMPLMVMDLLGDMPGLPGLFLSAVVSASISTLSSGVNSLAAISGEDGVKVIWPNISEKNYARVIKCLAALYGVVSIGFAFIASKLGQGVLELCLSLIGITSGSIIGVFLLGIYMHRSNAKGALTGLVTSVLFVGWIKVGAILYPSSRGKNFLSVEGCPVRNNTESMVTGEPVTMITTQITDVFSMQEDKPESRPGIADLYAISFLYYSIIGLIVCTVVGGIASKITDYTSIMGRETGQV; from the exons ATGGAAACCGCACGTCACTTTGCAATATGGGATTATGTCATCTTCGGGGTGATGCTACTCTTCTCGGCAGCGATCGGCATCTATTTCGCCTTTTCCGGTGGACGCCAGCGTACGGCCGAAGAGTTCTTTCTAGGAGATCGGAAAATGGGCATGATACCAGTTGCGATGTCGGTCGTTGTCAGTTTCGTGTCTGCCATATCGGTCATCGGAACTCCAGGcgagatctacatgtatgacactATGTTTGCTTGGTCTCTGGTGTCATACGCGGTTTCAAACTGCCTCATCATACGCCTCTTTCTTCCAATTTTCTTTCGTTTACGCATTACCAGTGTTTACCAG TATCTCGAGATGAGGTTCAATCGAACAGTAAAAACTGCCTGCACAATTATATTCTCCATCCAAACA GTACTCTACATGGGGATTGCAATGTACACACCCGCACTCGCGATCAATGCAG TTACTGGAATGGATCTGTGGGCTTGCGTTGTTTCTACTGGggtcatttgcatattttacaCATCAGTG GGCGGCATGAAGGCCGTGTTGTGGACCGACACACTACAGACGGTCATCATCCTGCTCGGCGTGATCGCCGTCATCGTCAAAGGATCAATCGACGTCGGTGGCGTAGGGGAAGTCTTCCGCATTGGTCATCAAGGGGAAGGATCAAGCTTGATCAGTGA GTTTAGTGTCGACCCACGAATCCGCTACTCAGTTTGGAGTATGATGTTGGGGATGTTAACAACGAATATTGGGAAAGGTGTTCACCAAACTGTCATCCAGAGACTCTTTTCATGTGGATCAAGAAGGAGGGCTGCACA GGCGCTTATACTAGCTACCATCATCAAATTCATTACTGTGGGACTATGCATCTTCTCCGGAGTAGTTATGTACGCGTACTACGTAGACTGTGACCCCTACACACAAGGACTCGTGAAGTCAAGGGATCAG ATCATGCCATTGATGGTTATGGATTTGCTTGGTGATATGCCTGGCCTCCCGGGACTCTTCCTTTCAGCTGTGGTCAGTGCTTCCATCAG CACATTGTCTTCTGGTGTGAACTCATTAGCAGCTATATCCGGCGAGGATGGCGTGAAGGTCATCTGGCCTAACATCAGCGAGAAGAACTACGCCAGGGTTATCAAATGCCTCG CTGCACTGTACGGTGTTGTGAGTATCGGATTCGCCTTCATTGCTAGTAAATTAGGACAAGGTGTATTAGAG CTGTGTCTTTCGCTCATCGGTATCACATCTGGTTCAATAATTGGAGTATTCTTACTGGGTATTTACATGCACCGGAGCAACGCGAAG GGTGCACTCACGGGTCTCGTGACTAGCGTGCTTTTCGTCGGTTGGATAAAAGTCGGTGCCATACTTTATCCGTCATCTAGAGGAAAAAATTTCCTCTCCGTAGAAGGCTGTCCGGTCCGAAACAATACCGAGTCAATGGTAACCGGCGAACCGGTTACCATGATTACAACACAAATTACAGACGTGTTTTCAATGCAAGAGGATAAACCAGAATCAAG GCCCGGCATAGCTGATTTGTACGCTATATCGTTTTTATACTATTCCATCATTGGCCTAATCGTCTGCACTGTTGTAGGAGGTATAGCAAGCAAGATCACAG